Proteins found in one Stigmatella erecta genomic segment:
- a CDS encoding aldo/keto reductase, with translation MATQSKTTPRQLGAHGPKVFPLSLGCMGMSGMYGPSDEAESIATIHDALDRGITLIDTGDFYGMGHNELLIGRALKDRRDKALLSVKFGALRGPDASWNGYDARPAAVKNFLAYSLQRLGVDHIDIYRPARLDPQVPIEETMGAIRDMVTAGYVRYIGLSEVGPETLRRAQAVHPISDLQIEYSLVSRGPEAAIFPVLQELGIGVTAYGVLSRGLLSGSTTTGKGDFRAYLPRFSGENLVQNQRLVGVLKTMAADKHVTPTQLAIAWVLAKGPAIVPVIGARKRVQLDESLGALDIALSASELKDIEAALPASQVAGARYGEHQLHQLDSER, from the coding sequence ATGGCAACGCAGAGCAAGACCACGCCCCGGCAGCTGGGCGCGCATGGCCCGAAGGTTTTCCCCCTGTCGCTCGGGTGCATGGGGATGTCTGGCATGTATGGCCCGTCGGATGAGGCCGAGAGCATCGCCACGATCCATGACGCCCTCGACCGGGGCATCACGCTGATCGACACGGGCGACTTCTACGGCATGGGGCACAACGAGCTGCTCATCGGCCGCGCGCTCAAGGACCGGCGGGACAAGGCCCTCCTGTCCGTGAAGTTCGGCGCCCTGCGGGGCCCGGATGCCTCCTGGAACGGCTATGACGCCCGCCCCGCGGCGGTGAAGAACTTCCTGGCCTACAGCCTGCAGCGGCTGGGCGTGGACCACATCGACATCTACCGGCCCGCGCGCCTCGATCCCCAGGTGCCCATCGAGGAGACGATGGGCGCCATCCGGGACATGGTGACGGCAGGCTACGTCCGCTACATCGGCCTGTCCGAGGTGGGCCCCGAGACGCTGCGCCGCGCCCAGGCCGTGCACCCCATCAGCGACCTTCAGATCGAATACTCCCTGGTGAGCCGGGGCCCGGAGGCGGCCATCTTCCCGGTGCTCCAGGAGCTGGGCATCGGCGTCACGGCCTACGGGGTGCTCTCCCGGGGCCTGCTCAGCGGCTCCACCACCACGGGCAAGGGCGACTTCCGGGCCTACCTGCCGCGCTTCTCGGGAGAGAACCTCGTGCAGAACCAGCGGCTCGTGGGGGTGCTGAAGACCATGGCCGCGGACAAGCACGTCACCCCCACCCAGCTCGCCATCGCCTGGGTGCTCGCCAAGGGCCCGGCGATTGTCCCCGTCATCGGGGCCCGGAAGCGGGTCCAGCTCGACGAGTCGCTGGGGGCCCTGGACATCGCGCTGTCCGCCTCGGAGCTGAAGGACATCGAGGCGGCCCTGCCCGCCTCCCAGGTCGCTGGCGCCCGCTACGGCGAGCACCAGCTGCATCAGCTCGACAGCGAGCGGTGA